DNA sequence from the Actinacidiphila yeochonensis CN732 genome:
GGACGACCTCGGGGATCCGCTTCATGCGGATCAGGTTCCGCCGCGCGACGACCAGGGAGTCGTGCGCGGAGCCCAGCAGGCCGCCGCGCGAGGTCGGCGCGAGGGTGGGGCGCGGGGTGCCGGGGGTCTGCGTGGTGGCGCTCACTTCGCGGCCTCCTCTGCGGCGGTGCCGGACTCGCCGGTTCGCGACCCGGTGGTGCCGGACTCGGTGGTGCCGGACTCGGTGGTGCCGGAGCCCGGGGTGTCGGACCCGGCGGAGCCGGACCCGGGGGTGGAACCGTCCTCGGACTCCTCGGCAGCCGCCTCCTCGGCGGCGTGGCCGGTCAGCGAGATGAACACGTCGTCCAGGGTCGGACGGCGCAGCCCGATGTCGTCGATCTCGATGCCCCCGGAGTCGAGCTCGCGGATCACCTCGGCCAGCAGCTTCGCGCCGCCGGTGACGGGGACGGTGATCATGCGCGTGTGGGTGGTGACGGACGTTTCACCCTTGCCGTGCCGGGCGAGGACCTGCCGGGCGTCCTCGATCCTGGCCGGGTCGTGGACGACCACCTCGACCCGCTCGCCGCCGGTGCGCGCCTTCAGCTCGTCCGAGGTGCCCCGGGCGATCACCGTGCCGTGGTCGATGACGCAGATGTCGTGCGCCAGGTGGTCGGCCTCCTCCAGGTACTGGGTCGTCAGCAGCAGCGTGGTGCCGCCGGCGACCAGCTCCTTGATGACCTCCCACAGCTGCTGGCGGTTGCGCGGGTCCAGGCCGGTGGTCGGCTCGTCCATGAACATCACCGGCGGGCTGACCACCAGGGCGGCGGCCAGGTCCAGCCGGCGGCGCATCCCGCCGGAGTAGGTCTTGGAGACGCGGTTGGCCGCGTCGGCGAGGTTGAACCGCTCCAGCAGCTCGTCCGCCCGGGCCCGCGCCTGCTTGGCGCCCAACTGGTAGAGCTGGGCGACCATCTGGAGGTTCTCCCGGCCGGTCAGGTACTCGTCGACCGCGGCGAACTGGCCCGACAGGCCGATGTGGCGCCGTACCTCGTTCGGGTGCCGCACCACGTCGATACCCGCGACCACGGCCCTGCCGCTGTCGGGGCGCAGCAGGGTGGTCAGCACCCGCACCGCGGTGGTCTTGCCCGCACCGTTGGGGCCGAGCAGGCCGAGGACGGTGCCTTCCGGCACGTCGAGGTCCACTCCCCCCAGTGCCCTCACGTCGCCGAAGGTCTTGACCAGACCCTCCGCGTAGATTGCGCCCGGCATGTCTCCTGGCTCCCGTCCCGTCTCGTCCGTGCTCCGTCGTGCTCTGCCGTGCTCCGCCGTCGCCTGTGGTCCGGATGGGCCGCGCTCCGGTCGGATACGCGGTACGTCCCCCCTACGACCGGAGCCGCGCCCGGAACTCATCGGCGGCCCGGGGTACGGCTCGGCCGGCGTGCCCTCCTGGTGTCTCCGGGAGGTGCGCCGCTCGCGATGGAACGCGAGCATGGCAGACGCGATATATCGCGTCAACTCCTTTTGTATCTCTCTCTGTGCGGGGGTGTCGCGTGCGGGGGTGCCCGGCGCGTGCGGGGGTCCGCCCGAGTCGGCGGACGTGGGAACGCCGGAGCCCCGGCCGCCCTTGAGGGGCGACCGGGGCTCCGGTACTGCCGGGTGCGCGGCGCGAAGACCGTGCGCACCGTGAGGGCCGCGCGCCAACCGCGGGAACGGGTCCGCACCGCGGGAACGGCTCCGAGCCGCGGAAGCGGGTGCGACCGCGGGAGGCGCGGGGGATCAGCCCT
Encoded proteins:
- a CDS encoding daunorubicin resistance protein DrrA family ABC transporter ATP-binding protein, producing the protein MPGAIYAEGLVKTFGDVRALGGVDLDVPEGTVLGLLGPNGAGKTTAVRVLTTLLRPDSGRAVVAGIDVVRHPNEVRRHIGLSGQFAAVDEYLTGRENLQMVAQLYQLGAKQARARADELLERFNLADAANRVSKTYSGGMRRRLDLAAALVVSPPVMFMDEPTTGLDPRNRQQLWEVIKELVAGGTTLLLTTQYLEEADHLAHDICVIDHGTVIARGTSDELKARTGGERVEVVVHDPARIEDARQVLARHGKGETSVTTHTRMITVPVTGGAKLLAEVIRELDSGGIEIDDIGLRRPTLDDVFISLTGHAAEEAAAEESEDGSTPGSGSAGSDTPGSGTTESGTTESGTTGSRTGESGTAAEEAAK